From a region of the Rhizophagus irregularis chromosome 3, complete sequence genome:
- a CDS encoding uncharacterized protein (SECRETED:cutsite_IEA-FN; SECRETED:prob_0.9497); SECRETED:SignalP(1-23), translating to MKLSIPLTIVAIICIIALEQIEAFNTTLGIFVFFSQCKVWATDNFGNTVMDTGWLNCEDGDPNPTYHIREITANPYWLHAKVMGSKRKTKHRGPFNSNTCFNFGGNVFKWHFDQYNC from the coding sequence ATGAAACTTTCCATTCCCTTAACCATTGTTGccataatttgtattatagcACTTGAACAAATCGAAGCATTTAATACTACTCTCGGTATATTTGTGTTTTTTTCGCAATGTAAAGTTTGGGCTAcagataattttggtaataCCGTAATGGATACCGGATGGTTGAATTGCGAAGATGGAGATCCAAATCCAACATATCATATTCGAGAAATAACAGCTAATCCATACTGGCTTCACGCAAAGGTTATGGGCAGCAAGAGAAAAACAAAACATAGAGGACCATTTAACTCAAATACCTGTTTTAATTTTGGAGGAAATGTTTTTAAGTGGCATTTTGATCAATACAACTGCTAG